The following coding sequences are from one Geodermatophilus normandii window:
- a CDS encoding 3-hydroxybutyrate dehydrogenase has translation MGAEDLTGRRAMVTGGGSGIGRAVASRLAEAGAEVVVVDRDGAAAEEVARTVGGSAVAVDLSDLAAVDALDLDVDVLVNNAGFQHVAPLHEFPVEVFSTIQRLMVEAPFRLVRGALPHMYGRGWGRVVNVSSVHGHRASPFKSAYVTAKHALEGLSKVVALEGAAHGVTSNCVAPAYVRTPLVEGQIADQARTHGISEDEVVEQVMLAPAALKRLIEPAEVADAVAWLCSPAAASVTGTSLRMDGGWTAH, from the coding sequence ATGGGCGCGGAGGACCTCACGGGGCGGCGGGCGATGGTGACCGGTGGCGGCTCGGGCATCGGGCGGGCGGTCGCCTCGCGGCTGGCGGAGGCCGGCGCCGAGGTGGTCGTGGTCGACCGGGACGGCGCGGCGGCCGAGGAGGTCGCGCGCACCGTCGGCGGCAGCGCGGTCGCCGTCGACCTGTCCGACCTTGCCGCCGTCGACGCGCTCGACCTCGACGTCGACGTCCTGGTCAACAACGCCGGCTTCCAGCACGTCGCGCCGCTGCACGAGTTCCCCGTCGAGGTCTTCTCCACCATCCAGCGGCTCATGGTCGAGGCGCCGTTCCGGCTGGTCCGGGGCGCGCTGCCGCACATGTACGGCCGGGGCTGGGGGCGGGTGGTGAACGTCAGCTCGGTGCACGGGCACCGGGCCTCGCCCTTCAAGTCCGCCTACGTGACGGCCAAGCACGCGCTCGAGGGGCTGTCGAAGGTGGTCGCGCTCGAGGGCGCCGCCCACGGCGTGACGTCGAACTGCGTGGCCCCGGCCTACGTGCGCACCCCGCTGGTCGAGGGGCAGATCGCCGACCAGGCGCGCACCCACGGGATCTCCGAGGACGAGGTGGTCGAGCAGGTGATGCTCGCCCCCGCGGCGCTCAAGCGGCTCATCGAGCCCGCCGAGGTCGCCGACGCCGTCGCCTGGCTCTGCTCGCCCGCCGCGGCCTCGGTCACCGGCACCTCGCTGCGGATGGACGGCGGGTGGACCGCCCACTGA
- a CDS encoding MFS transporter, with translation MSAPSPTPRGRSFGRVVGASIIGTTVEWYDFFLYGSAAALVFSDLFFPESSDFAGVLLAFGTYAIGFAARPIGALVFGHFGDRMGRKKLLVVSLLMMGGATFAIGLLPTYATVGVLAPLLLVVLRLVQGFALGGEWGGAVLIVSEHGRPEHRGFWASWPQAGAPAGQLLSTAVLALLAAFQSDEAFAAWGWRIPFLLSAVLILVGLWVRLAVSESPVFLEAQRLAEAKARETGAAEEAPIAVVLKRYKREVLVAMGARIAENVSFYVLTAFTTAYLTKALGLDSSFALNALLVGSAVHLVTIPLWGALSDRVGRRPVYLLGATGIGLWSFALFGLYDTGSFWLVVLGLVVGFLFHGAMYGPQAAFFAELFGTKARYTGVSVGAQLASVIAGAPAPLIAVALLGSFQEPSPGRVALYVAVCAAVTLVAVLSYGETRIRDLGADDAVEPKGGRAASRV, from the coding sequence ATGTCCGCACCCAGCCCGACGCCCCGGGGTCGGAGCTTCGGCCGCGTCGTCGGCGCGAGCATCATCGGCACCACCGTCGAGTGGTACGACTTCTTCCTCTACGGCTCGGCCGCCGCGCTCGTGTTCAGCGACCTGTTCTTCCCGGAGTCCTCCGACTTCGCGGGCGTCCTGCTCGCGTTCGGGACCTACGCGATCGGCTTCGCGGCCCGCCCGATCGGCGCCCTCGTCTTCGGCCACTTCGGTGACCGGATGGGACGCAAGAAGCTGCTGGTCGTGTCGCTGCTCATGATGGGCGGCGCCACCTTCGCGATCGGCCTGCTGCCCACCTACGCCACCGTCGGGGTGCTGGCGCCGCTGCTGCTGGTGGTCCTGCGGCTGGTGCAGGGCTTCGCCCTCGGCGGCGAGTGGGGCGGCGCCGTGCTCATCGTCTCCGAGCACGGCAGGCCCGAGCACCGCGGCTTCTGGGCCTCCTGGCCGCAGGCCGGGGCCCCGGCCGGACAGCTGCTGTCGACGGCGGTGCTGGCGCTGCTGGCGGCCTTCCAGTCCGACGAGGCGTTCGCCGCCTGGGGCTGGCGCATCCCGTTCCTGCTCTCGGCCGTGCTCATCCTCGTCGGCCTGTGGGTCCGGCTGGCGGTCAGCGAGTCGCCGGTGTTCCTGGAGGCGCAGCGCCTCGCCGAGGCGAAGGCCCGCGAGACCGGCGCGGCCGAGGAGGCGCCGATCGCCGTCGTCCTCAAGCGCTACAAGCGCGAGGTGCTCGTGGCGATGGGCGCCCGCATCGCCGAGAACGTGTCCTTCTACGTGCTGACGGCGTTCACCACCGCCTACCTGACCAAGGCGCTCGGCCTGGACTCCTCGTTCGCGCTCAACGCACTGCTCGTGGGCTCGGCCGTGCACCTGGTGACCATCCCGCTGTGGGGTGCGCTGTCCGACCGTGTCGGCCGGCGGCCGGTCTACCTGCTCGGCGCCACCGGCATCGGGCTGTGGTCGTTCGCCCTGTTCGGGCTCTACGACACCGGCAGCTTCTGGCTGGTCGTCCTCGGCCTGGTCGTGGGCTTCCTGTTCCACGGCGCCATGTACGGCCCGCAGGCCGCCTTCTTCGCCGAGCTCTTCGGCACCAAGGCCCGCTACACCGGCGTCTCCGTGGGGGCGCAGCTCGCCTCGGTCATCGCCGGTGCCCCGGCTCCCCTGATCGCCGTCGCGCTGCTGGGCAGCTTCCAGGAGCCCAGCCCCGGGCGGGTGGCCCTGTACGTGGCCGTCTGCGCCGCGGTGACGCTCGTGGCGGTGCTCTCCTACGGCGAGACCCGGATCCGCGACCTCGGTGCCGACGACGCCGTCGAGCCGAAGGGCGGGCGGGCCGCCAGCCGGGTCTGA
- a CDS encoding ABC transporter ATP-binding protein: MQLTRLRTDVRTRVGAGSPVVEVTDLRRRYGDVEAVRGISFEVHPGEVFALLGVNGAGKTSALEVLEGLAPASGGTVRVLGADPVTERAAVRPHLGVLLQSSGLPADLTVRETVRLWGATLTGARPEDEALAQVGLAGRAEVRVRSLSGGERRRLDLTLALLGSPRVVVLDEPTTGLDPESRRTVWELVRRRVAEGAAVVLTTHHLEEAEELADRIAVMRAGRVVLSGTAAEIAATQPATIRFTLPAGGPPLPAVPGAEVVSGAPRVVLHTRALQPVLTSLLAWADAHGLVLGGLQARAASLEQAFLAVADGSDPS; the protein is encoded by the coding sequence GTGCAGCTCACCCGCCTCCGCACCGACGTCCGCACCCGCGTCGGCGCCGGCAGCCCCGTCGTCGAGGTCACCGACCTGCGGCGCCGCTACGGCGACGTCGAGGCCGTCCGCGGCATCAGCTTCGAGGTCCACCCCGGCGAGGTCTTCGCGCTCCTCGGCGTCAACGGCGCCGGCAAGACCTCCGCCCTGGAGGTGCTCGAGGGGCTGGCCCCGGCCTCCGGCGGCACCGTCCGCGTGCTCGGCGCCGACCCCGTGACCGAGCGCGCCGCCGTCCGCCCGCACCTCGGCGTGCTCCTGCAGTCCAGCGGCCTGCCCGCCGACCTCACCGTGCGGGAGACGGTCCGCCTGTGGGGCGCGACCCTCACCGGCGCCCGGCCCGAGGACGAGGCGCTCGCCCAGGTCGGCCTCGCCGGCCGCGCCGAGGTCCGCGTGCGCAGCCTCTCCGGCGGCGAGCGGCGCCGCCTCGACCTCACCCTGGCGCTGCTCGGCTCCCCGCGGGTCGTCGTCCTCGACGAGCCCACCACGGGCCTGGACCCCGAGAGCCGGCGCACGGTGTGGGAGCTGGTCCGGCGGCGGGTGGCCGAGGGCGCCGCCGTCGTCCTCACCACCCACCACCTCGAGGAGGCCGAGGAGCTCGCCGACCGGATCGCGGTCATGCGGGCCGGCCGCGTCGTCCTCTCCGGGACCGCGGCCGAGATCGCCGCCACGCAGCCGGCGACCATCCGGTTCACGCTGCCGGCCGGCGGGCCCCCGCTGCCGGCCGTCCCGGGCGCCGAGGTGGTGTCCGGGGCGCCCCGGGTGGTGCTGCACACCCGCGCGCTGCAGCCGGTGCTCACCAGCCTGCTGGCCTGGGCCGACGCGCACGGGCTCGTCCTCGGCGGGCTGCAGGCCCGCGCCGCGTCCCTCGAGCAGGCCTTCCTCGCCGTCGCCGACGGCTCCGACCCGTCCTGA
- a CDS encoding ABC transporter permease yields the protein MTTLSAPAAAPSRLRRTLALAGAETRLLLRNRTAVVNSVLLPLVLVAFVPVAGLGGDGPLGPRLAVTAFAVTLVFLTYYNLVTTYVARREELVLQRMRSGELTPGEVLLGTATPTLLVTVVQVVLVLAGTAVIGEWSAPADVVLPLLALVGGTALMTLLAAASTSFTRTAESAQITTLPLVVLASVTSGVVVPLSAFPDQVAQVVRLTPIEPIVELARLGLVGQTWDGRSVDWAGAWAAAPQPLLVLAAWIALAAVVAPRVFRWAPRR from the coding sequence ATGACCACCCTGTCCGCCCCCGCGGCCGCGCCGTCCCGGCTGCGTCGCACGCTCGCCCTGGCCGGCGCGGAGACCCGGCTGCTGCTGCGCAACCGCACCGCCGTCGTCAACTCGGTGCTGCTGCCGCTGGTCCTCGTCGCCTTCGTGCCCGTCGCCGGGCTCGGCGGCGACGGCCCGCTCGGCCCGCGCCTGGCCGTCACCGCGTTCGCCGTGACGCTGGTCTTCCTCACCTACTACAACCTCGTGACCACCTACGTCGCGCGCCGCGAGGAGCTGGTCCTGCAGCGGATGCGCAGCGGTGAGCTCACCCCCGGCGAGGTGCTGCTGGGCACCGCCACCCCGACCCTGCTCGTGACGGTCGTGCAGGTGGTCCTGGTCCTCGCCGGCACCGCGGTGATCGGGGAGTGGTCGGCACCCGCCGACGTCGTGCTGCCGCTGCTGGCCCTGGTCGGCGGGACGGCGCTCATGACGCTGCTGGCCGCGGCGAGCACGTCGTTCACGCGCACCGCCGAGAGCGCGCAGATCACCACGCTGCCCCTGGTGGTGCTGGCGTCGGTCACCTCGGGCGTGGTCGTCCCGCTGAGCGCCTTCCCCGACCAGGTCGCGCAGGTGGTGCGGCTGACGCCGATCGAGCCGATCGTGGAGCTCGCCCGGCTGGGCCTGGTCGGGCAGACCTGGGACGGCCGGTCGGTCGACTGGGCCGGCGCCTGGGCCGCCGCGCCGCAGCCGCTGCTGGTCCTCGCCGCCTGGATCGCGCTCGCCGCCGTCGTGGCGCCCCGGGTGTTCCGGTGGGCGCCCCGCCGGTGA
- a CDS encoding sensor histidine kinase, with amino-acid sequence MPTVARWWRTRSDPQRIELYTRWSYYSFLVALPVFLLLAVASDRDTASRGLPLLLAAAVVTTAAALHVTRRGFADRTARPDAVGLAVAVVGGLAAVGTSLAATTDGPSPAVPWVAGLVGAEVLLAVSVVVPTRPLLAGAGVTGLLAGVASALDGNPPLAAAVVGASIALAVASVTVAFRFTVWILDVVVEMDRSRGVQLQLAVAEERLRFARDLHDVMGRNLSAIAVKSQLAGELVRRQRPEAADEVADISRIAEQSLREVRDVVRGYRGTDLAGELAGARSVLRAAGIACTVTGEEAGAALPEPVQVALGWVVREAVTNVLRHSSADECTVTLTGGDPVQLRVENDGVGPEGGAAHGHGLRGLSERLAAASGQLSAGREGDRFVVVARVPVRAVEEVR; translated from the coding sequence GTGCCGACCGTCGCACGCTGGTGGCGGACCCGCAGCGACCCCCAGCGCATCGAGCTCTACACCCGGTGGTCGTACTACTCGTTCCTGGTCGCGCTGCCGGTGTTCCTGCTGCTGGCGGTGGCCTCGGACCGGGACACCGCCTCGCGGGGGCTGCCGCTGCTGCTGGCCGCCGCCGTGGTCACGACCGCGGCCGCCCTGCACGTCACCCGGCGGGGGTTCGCCGACCGCACCGCCCGCCCCGACGCGGTCGGGCTCGCGGTCGCCGTCGTCGGGGGCCTGGCCGCGGTCGGGACGTCGCTCGCGGCGACGACGGACGGCCCCTCGCCCGCGGTGCCCTGGGTGGCCGGCCTGGTCGGCGCCGAGGTGCTGCTCGCGGTGTCGGTCGTCGTCCCCACCCGCCCGCTGCTCGCCGGCGCCGGCGTCACCGGCCTGCTCGCCGGCGTCGCCTCGGCGCTCGACGGCAACCCGCCCCTGGCCGCCGCGGTGGTCGGGGCCTCGATCGCCCTGGCGGTGGCCTCGGTGACCGTGGCCTTCCGGTTCACGGTCTGGATCCTCGACGTCGTCGTCGAGATGGACCGCAGCCGCGGGGTGCAGCTGCAGCTCGCCGTCGCCGAGGAGCGGCTGCGCTTCGCCCGCGACCTGCACGACGTCATGGGTCGCAACCTCTCGGCGATCGCGGTGAAGAGCCAGCTGGCCGGCGAGCTGGTCCGGCGGCAGCGGCCCGAGGCGGCCGACGAGGTGGCCGACATCAGCCGGATCGCCGAGCAGTCGCTGCGCGAGGTCCGCGACGTCGTCCGCGGCTACCGTGGCACCGACCTCGCGGGGGAGCTCGCCGGCGCCCGCTCGGTGCTGCGGGCGGCCGGCATCGCCTGCACGGTGACCGGCGAGGAGGCCGGCGCCGCGCTGCCCGAGCCGGTGCAGGTGGCGCTGGGCTGGGTGGTCCGCGAGGCGGTCACCAACGTGCTGCGGCACAGCTCGGCGGACGAGTGCACCGTGACGCTGACCGGGGGGGACCCGGTGCAGCTGCGCGTGGAGAACGACGGCGTGGGCCCCGAGGGCGGCGCGGCCCACGGCCACGGCCTGCGCGGGCTGTCCGAGCGGCTCGCGGCGGCCTCCGGGCAGCTGTCCGCGGGACGCGAGGGCGACCGGTTCGTCGTCGTGGCGCGCGTGCCCGTGCGCGCGGTGGAGGAGGTGCGGTGA
- a CDS encoding response regulator transcription factor encodes MIRVLLADDENLIRSALVALLTLEDDLEVVAEAASGSEALAMARAHTPDVAVLDLQMPDLDGIGVAAQLGSLVPGCRVVIVTGHGRAGHLKRALAAGVRGFLPKTVAAPVLTDVVRTVARGGRYVDPELAAEAISAGDSPLTPREADVLELAAGGAPVEEIAARAHLSPGTVRNHLSSAAGKLGAANRHAAVEVARRHGWI; translated from the coding sequence GTGATCCGGGTCCTGCTCGCCGACGACGAGAACCTCATCCGCTCGGCACTGGTCGCGCTCCTGACGCTGGAGGACGACCTCGAGGTGGTCGCCGAGGCCGCCTCGGGCTCCGAGGCGCTGGCCATGGCGCGGGCGCACACCCCCGACGTCGCCGTCCTCGACCTGCAGATGCCCGACCTCGACGGCATCGGCGTCGCCGCGCAGCTCGGCTCGCTGGTGCCCGGCTGCAGGGTCGTCATCGTGACCGGGCACGGCCGCGCGGGGCACCTCAAGCGGGCGCTCGCGGCCGGTGTGCGCGGGTTCCTGCCCAAGACGGTGGCCGCGCCGGTGCTCACCGACGTCGTCCGCACGGTGGCCCGGGGCGGGCGCTACGTCGACCCCGAGCTGGCCGCCGAGGCCATCAGCGCCGGCGACAGCCCGCTGACGCCGCGCGAGGCCGACGTCCTGGAACTGGCCGCGGGCGGAGCCCCCGTCGAGGAGATCGCCGCCCGCGCGCACCTGTCACCGGGGACGGTGCGCAACCACCTGTCGTCGGCCGCGGGCAAGCTCGGTGCGGCCAACCGGCACGCCGCCGTCGAGGTCGCCCGCCGCCACGGCTGGATCTGA
- a CDS encoding acyl-CoA dehydrogenase, producing the protein MSHYTANLRDLEFNLFEFLDTKDRFGTGPFEQMDAGTARGVLAEVRRLAEGPIAESFTDADRNPPVFDPATSSVTLPESFKRSVRAIEDGEWYRLDLPEHLGGFGAPHALTWGAFEMVLGANPAVFMYGSWAAFAAVLHELGTEDQKRMAELMLERKWGATMVLTEPDAGSDVGAGRTMAVRQDDGSWHITGVKRFITSAEHDLSDNIVHLVLARPEGAKAGTKGLSLFVVPKFHVDLETGALGERNGVYVTNVEKKMGLKVSTTCELTFGDGPVPARGWLVGEVHDGIAQMFKVIEHARMFVGTKAIATLSAGYQQALAYAKERVQGADLTATSKDAPRVTITHHPDVRRSLMLQKSYVEGMRALYLYAASFRDQVLTAEAEGTADSEQATLAARVNDLLLPVVKGFGSERATQLLTSESLQTLGGSGYLQDYPIEQYIRDSKIDTLYEGTTAIQGQDFFFRKIVKDGGVALTWLASQIQATIDAEAGNGRLKEERAHLATALGEVQAMLTAMFGRLTQAAQDPSKLYEVGQNTSRLLLAVGDLVTAWLLVRQSEVALAALAGEVGEKDRLFYEGKLAATRFFTTQVLPRLAGERAVVEATDNALMEVPEAAF; encoded by the coding sequence ATGAGCCACTACACCGCGAACCTGCGCGACCTCGAGTTCAACCTGTTCGAGTTCCTCGACACCAAGGACCGGTTCGGCACCGGCCCGTTCGAGCAGATGGACGCCGGGACCGCACGCGGGGTGCTCGCGGAGGTCCGCCGGCTGGCCGAGGGCCCGATCGCCGAGAGCTTCACCGACGCCGACCGCAACCCGCCGGTGTTCGACCCGGCCACCTCCTCGGTGACGCTGCCCGAGTCGTTCAAGCGCTCGGTCCGCGCCATCGAGGACGGCGAGTGGTACCGCCTCGACCTGCCCGAGCACCTGGGCGGCTTCGGTGCGCCGCACGCCCTGACCTGGGGCGCCTTCGAGATGGTGCTGGGCGCCAACCCCGCCGTCTTCATGTACGGCTCGTGGGCCGCCTTCGCCGCCGTCCTGCACGAGCTGGGCACCGAGGACCAGAAGCGCATGGCCGAGCTCATGCTCGAGCGCAAGTGGGGCGCCACGATGGTCCTCACCGAGCCCGACGCCGGATCCGACGTGGGCGCCGGCCGCACCATGGCCGTGCGGCAGGACGACGGCTCCTGGCACATCACCGGCGTCAAGCGGTTCATCACCTCCGCCGAGCACGACCTGTCGGACAACATCGTCCACCTGGTGCTGGCCCGCCCCGAGGGCGCGAAGGCCGGCACCAAGGGCCTGTCGCTGTTCGTCGTCCCGAAGTTCCACGTCGACCTCGAGACCGGCGCCCTCGGCGAGCGCAACGGCGTGTACGTGACCAACGTCGAGAAGAAGATGGGCCTGAAGGTCTCCACGACCTGCGAACTCACCTTCGGCGACGGGCCCGTCCCGGCCAGGGGCTGGCTGGTCGGCGAGGTGCACGACGGCATCGCGCAGATGTTCAAGGTCATCGAGCACGCCCGGATGTTCGTGGGCACCAAGGCGATCGCCACGCTCTCGGCCGGCTACCAGCAGGCGCTGGCCTACGCCAAGGAGCGGGTGCAGGGTGCCGACCTCACCGCGACCAGCAAGGACGCGCCGCGGGTGACCATCACCCACCACCCCGACGTGCGCCGCTCGCTGATGCTGCAGAAGTCCTACGTCGAGGGCATGCGGGCGCTGTACCTCTACGCCGCGAGCTTCCGCGACCAGGTGCTCACCGCCGAGGCCGAGGGCACCGCCGACAGCGAGCAGGCGACGCTCGCCGCGCGCGTCAACGACCTGCTGCTGCCCGTGGTCAAGGGCTTCGGCTCCGAGCGGGCCACCCAGCTGCTCACCAGCGAGTCGCTGCAGACCCTGGGCGGCTCGGGCTACCTGCAGGACTACCCGATCGAGCAGTACATCCGGGACTCCAAGATCGACACCCTCTACGAGGGCACCACGGCGATCCAGGGCCAGGACTTCTTCTTCCGCAAGATCGTCAAGGACGGCGGAGTCGCGCTGACCTGGCTGGCCTCGCAGATCCAGGCCACGATCGACGCCGAGGCCGGCAACGGCCGCCTCAAGGAGGAGCGGGCGCACCTGGCCACCGCCCTCGGCGAGGTCCAGGCGATGCTCACCGCGATGTTCGGTCGCCTGACCCAGGCCGCGCAGGACCCGTCGAAGCTGTACGAGGTCGGCCAGAACACCTCCCGGCTGCTGCTGGCCGTCGGCGACCTGGTCACCGCGTGGCTGCTGGTCCGCCAGTCCGAGGTCGCGCTGGCCGCCCTGGCCGGCGAGGTGGGTGAGAAGGACCGCCTGTTCTACGAGGGCAAGCTCGCCGCCACCCGCTTCTTCACCACCCAGGTGCTGCCGCGCCTGGCCGGTGAGCGGGCCGTCGTCGAGGCCACCGACAACGCGCTCATGGAGGTCCCCGAGGCCGCGTTCTGA
- a CDS encoding lipopolysaccharide assembly protein LapA domain-containing protein, whose amino-acid sequence MTAPGTPAEPRPSAPGTDPFATGTGPYSSSGTPAPTPATTRPGTPSRARAAGRTAGLGLALVLLIAVTVVLVLFVVFNGQTVQISLVFTDVEAPLVLALLIAAALGALVASLGGLVLRARRRSR is encoded by the coding sequence GTGACCGCTCCCGGAACGCCTGCCGAGCCCCGGCCCTCCGCCCCGGGCACCGACCCGTTCGCGACCGGCACGGGCCCGTACTCCTCCTCGGGCACCCCGGCGCCGACGCCCGCCACCACCCGCCCGGGGACGCCGTCGCGTGCCCGCGCGGCCGGCCGCACGGCCGGTCTGGGCCTGGCGCTGGTCCTGCTGATCGCCGTCACGGTGGTCCTGGTGCTCTTCGTCGTGTTCAACGGCCAGACCGTGCAGATCAGCCTCGTCTTCACCGACGTCGAGGCGCCCCTCGTGCTGGCGCTGCTGATCGCCGCGGCCCTCGGGGCCCTGGTCGCCTCGCTCGGCGGCCTCGTGCTGCGCGCCCGCCGCCGCAGCCGCTAG
- a CDS encoding TetR/AcrR family transcriptional regulator: MTAAALSFADADADSPSPVRRSRAEREAIVLDTAERLFSARSSRSVGMDELVRETGLGKMTVYRLFKSKDELVGAHLARKAATVLGHIDEILAVLEGDPRAALLAVVEYVEGDVTRAGFRGCPFTNVSSEYDDPAHPARSAAADYKFELHARLERLAEQVAPGRGEDLAAQVHLIMDGMYLSGGLLGPDGPAAHGRELAGRLVDLAVTESAAGQVALSA; encoded by the coding sequence GTGACCGCCGCCGCCCTCTCCTTCGCCGACGCCGACGCCGACAGCCCCTCCCCGGTCCGCCGCAGCCGCGCGGAGCGGGAGGCCATCGTCCTCGACACCGCGGAGCGGCTCTTCTCCGCCCGCAGCTCGCGCAGCGTGGGGATGGACGAGCTCGTCCGCGAGACCGGCCTGGGCAAGATGACCGTCTACCGGCTCTTCAAGAGCAAGGACGAGCTCGTCGGCGCCCACCTCGCCCGCAAGGCCGCCACGGTCCTGGGCCACATCGACGAGATCCTCGCGGTGCTCGAGGGGGATCCGCGCGCCGCGCTGCTCGCCGTCGTCGAGTACGTGGAGGGCGACGTGACCCGCGCCGGCTTCCGCGGCTGCCCCTTCACCAACGTGAGCAGTGAGTACGACGACCCGGCGCACCCGGCGCGCAGCGCGGCCGCCGACTACAAGTTCGAGCTGCACGCGCGCCTCGAGCGGCTGGCCGAGCAGGTCGCGCCGGGCCGGGGCGAGGACCTCGCCGCGCAGGTGCACCTGATCATGGACGGCATGTACCTCTCCGGCGGCCTGCTCGGTCCCGACGGCCCGGCCGCGCACGGCCGGGAGCTGGCCGGGCGGCTGGTCGACCTCGCCGTCACGGAGTCCGCGGCGGGTCAGGTCGCCCTCTCCGCCTGA